Proteins encoded together in one Chryseobacterium sp. G0201 window:
- a CDS encoding AAA family ATPase produces MNLYDLIIQDKEAVTLNDVFLDQNNKQQFVQLIKEHTYLKELQEYGLPVNNKILLQGSSGCGKTMTAKAIANALGKNIIILNLSNIVSSRIGETSQNIKMIFDKASRERSVLFLDELDQIGKARGSDDKDVGEMRRLVNTLIQLIDYYPENALLLCATNHPEIIDTALIRRFQLKINYEMPSKEFLDGFYDNLLSKFPEDLRNIDRKYEVSFAEAKDYAFTVVKGKLIERLENKEQVIKN; encoded by the coding sequence ATGAATCTGTACGACCTTATTATTCAGGACAAAGAAGCAGTAACACTTAATGACGTATTTCTTGATCAAAACAATAAGCAACAATTTGTACAGCTTATCAAAGAACATACTTACCTCAAAGAACTGCAGGAATACGGACTTCCAGTGAACAATAAGATTCTTCTTCAGGGAAGTTCAGGATGTGGAAAAACCATGACTGCAAAAGCGATTGCCAATGCTTTGGGTAAAAATATTATTATTCTTAATTTAAGCAATATCGTTTCGTCCCGAATTGGGGAAACTTCACAGAACATCAAAATGATTTTCGATAAAGCTTCCAGAGAAAGATCGGTTCTTTTCCTCGATGAACTCGACCAAATCGGCAAAGCGAGAGGTAGCGACGACAAAGATGTAGGCGAAATGAGAAGACTGGTGAACACCTTGATCCAGTTGATTGATTATTATCCCGAAAATGCTCTTTTACTGTGCGCTACAAATCATCCTGAGATCATTGATACTGCTTTGATCAGACGTTTTCAATTAAAGATTAATTATGAAATGCCTTCTAAAGAGTTTTTGGATGGTTTTTATGATAATTTGTTGTCGAAATTTCCGGAAGATTTGAGGAATATTGATAGGAAATATGAGGTTTCTTTTGCGGAGGCGAAAGATTATGCTTTTACGGTGGTGAAAGGGAAATTGATTGAGAGGTTGGAAAATAAAGAGCAAGTTATAAAAAATTAA
- the gcvP gene encoding aminomethyl-transferring glycine dehydrogenase: MNTEQFVSRHISLNEADKEAMLERVGVSSIEELISQTIPSSIRLEKDLEISEPLSEYEMLIHSKELASKNTDYTSYIGFGYHNTLLPSAIQRNIFENPSWYTAYTPYQAEIAQGRLEALLNYQTVVCDLTGFALANASLLDESTAAAEAMHMFFNNRTKDQKKANANKFFVSDLVLPQTVSVLKTKAEGLAIEIVEGDHKTHQFDESYYGVLLQYPGKNGVVLDYTENIVEYKKLDLQVVVACDPMALVKLKSPASMGADCAVGTSQRFGIPLGYGGPHAAFFSCKEDYKRDIPGRIIGVSQDAYGKRALRMALQTREQHIKRERATSNICTAQVLLAVMAGMYAVYHGPKGLNYIADQIHFKANALKNGLKALGYEAVEEPIFDTVKILLSEDEKGRLMRMMLDHRLNLNYFTEGVVSIAINESTTLDKLNVLMASFAQFKDKQTFKLEIKEGYSIPEENLRKDEILTEEVFNKYHTETELMRYIKRLERKDLSLTHSMISLGSCTMKLNAATQMLPLSWDNWGAVHPFVPVDQAGGYQEMIKELEKDLSEITGFAGTSLQPNSGAQGEYAGLMVIREYHISRGEGHRNVVLIPQSAHGTNPASAAMAGMKIVVVKNLESGEIDFEDLKAKTEQHSENLSCVMITYPSTYGFFDANIKEITSLIHQHGGQVYMDGANMNAQVGFTSPGNIGADVCHLNLHKTFAIPHGGGGPGVGPICVAKHLVPFLPTNANIRIGSKEAIEGISAAPYGSGLILNISYAYIKMLGTSGLKKATEHAILNANYLKEILAEHFPILYSNTEGRVAHECIVDFRQFKSLGIEVADVAKRLMDYGFHAPTVSFPVAGTLMIEPTESESKSEIDRFAEALIAIKHEIDEIANGEADATNNVLKNAPHTEQIVISDSWDKPYSREKAAYPLEWVRDHKFFASVSRVDEAYGDRNLVCTCEPIEAYM, encoded by the coding sequence ATGAATACAGAACAGTTTGTGAGCCGTCACATTTCCTTAAATGAAGCCGATAAAGAGGCGATGTTGGAAAGAGTTGGCGTTTCAAGTATCGAAGAGTTAATTTCTCAAACCATCCCTTCTTCTATCCGTTTAGAAAAAGATCTTGAAATCTCAGAACCGCTTTCAGAATACGAGATGCTTATCCATTCTAAGGAATTGGCATCGAAGAATACTGATTATACAAGTTACATCGGTTTCGGATATCACAATACATTGTTGCCATCGGCTATTCAAAGAAATATTTTTGAAAACCCGAGCTGGTACACAGCCTACACACCTTACCAGGCGGAGATCGCACAGGGAAGACTGGAAGCTTTGCTTAACTACCAAACTGTTGTATGTGATCTTACAGGTTTTGCTTTGGCAAATGCATCATTGTTGGATGAATCTACCGCTGCTGCAGAGGCAATGCACATGTTCTTCAACAACAGAACGAAAGATCAGAAAAAAGCAAACGCAAACAAATTCTTCGTTTCTGACCTTGTTTTACCTCAAACAGTTTCTGTTTTAAAAACTAAAGCTGAAGGTTTAGCAATCGAGATCGTTGAAGGTGACCACAAAACGCACCAGTTTGACGAATCGTATTATGGAGTTTTATTACAATACCCAGGTAAAAACGGAGTTGTTTTAGACTACACAGAAAACATCGTTGAATATAAAAAATTGGATCTTCAAGTAGTTGTTGCCTGTGATCCGATGGCTTTGGTTAAACTAAAATCACCTGCTTCAATGGGAGCTGACTGTGCGGTTGGAACTTCACAGAGATTTGGTATTCCATTGGGTTACGGAGGGCCTCACGCAGCATTTTTCTCTTGTAAGGAAGATTATAAAAGAGATATTCCGGGAAGAATCATCGGGGTTTCTCAGGATGCATACGGAAAACGTGCATTGAGAATGGCTTTACAAACAAGAGAACAGCATATCAAGAGAGAAAGAGCAACTTCAAATATATGTACTGCTCAGGTTCTTTTGGCTGTAATGGCTGGAATGTACGCTGTTTATCACGGTCCAAAAGGATTAAATTATATCGCTGATCAAATCCACTTTAAAGCAAATGCTTTGAAAAACGGTCTTAAAGCTTTAGGATATGAAGCAGTTGAAGAGCCTATCTTTGACACTGTAAAAATCTTATTAAGCGAAGATGAAAAAGGAAGGTTAATGAGAATGATGCTTGATCACAGACTTAACTTAAACTATTTCACAGAAGGCGTTGTAAGTATTGCGATCAACGAAAGTACGACATTGGATAAATTAAATGTTCTGATGGCTTCTTTCGCTCAGTTTAAAGATAAGCAGACTTTCAAATTAGAAATAAAAGAAGGATACAGCATTCCTGAAGAGAATTTAAGAAAAGACGAAATTCTTACGGAAGAAGTATTCAACAAATACCATACAGAAACGGAATTGATGCGTTACATCAAACGTTTGGAAAGAAAAGATTTATCATTAACGCATTCAATGATTTCTCTGGGTTCTTGTACAATGAAACTGAACGCTGCAACTCAAATGTTACCACTTTCTTGGGATAACTGGGGAGCTGTTCACCCATTTGTACCGGTTGACCAAGCAGGAGGATATCAGGAAATGATTAAAGAATTAGAAAAAGATCTTTCTGAAATCACCGGTTTCGCAGGAACTTCTCTTCAGCCAAACTCTGGAGCTCAGGGAGAATATGCAGGATTAATGGTGATCAGAGAATATCACATTTCAAGAGGCGAAGGTCACAGAAATGTAGTATTGATTCCTCAGTCTGCACACGGTACAAACCCGGCTTCTGCAGCAATGGCTGGTATGAAAATCGTTGTTGTTAAGAATCTTGAAAGCGGAGAAATTGATTTTGAAGACTTAAAAGCTAAAACAGAACAGCATTCTGAGAATTTATCTTGTGTAATGATTACGTATCCGTCAACTTACGGATTCTTTGACGCAAACATTAAAGAAATTACAAGCTTGATCCACCAACATGGCGGACAAGTATATATGGACGGTGCCAACATGAACGCTCAGGTAGGATTCACAAGTCCTGGAAACATCGGAGCAGACGTTTGTCACTTAAATCTTCACAAAACTTTCGCAATTCCTCACGGAGGTGGAGGTCCCGGAGTTGGTCCGATCTGTGTGGCTAAACACTTGGTTCCTTTCTTGCCTACCAATGCAAACATCAGAATTGGTTCTAAAGAAGCTATTGAAGGGATTTCTGCAGCGCCTTACGGTTCTGGTTTGATCTTGAATATTTCTTACGCTTATATCAAAATGTTAGGAACTTCAGGCTTGAAAAAAGCAACTGAGCACGCGATCTTGAATGCTAACTATTTAAAAGAAATTTTAGCGGAACATTTCCCTATTTTATATTCAAATACTGAAGGTAGAGTAGCACACGAGTGTATCGTAGATTTCCGTCAGTTCAAATCATTAGGAATTGAAGTGGCTGATGTTGCGAAAAGGTTGATGGATTATGGTTTCCACGCTCCAACAGTTTCTTTCCCGGTTGCAGGAACATTGATGATTGAGCCTACAGAATCTGAAAGCAAGTCTGAAATCGACCGTTTTGCAGAGGCGTTAATCGCTATCAAACATGAAATTGATGAGATTGCCAACGGAGAAGCTGATGCTACCAACAACGTATTGAAAAACGCTCCTCACACAGAGCAAATCGTAATCTCTGATTCTTGGGATAAACCATACAGTAGAGAAAAAGCAGCATATCCGCTAGAGTGGGTGAGAGACCACAAATTCTTCGCTTCTGTTTCAAGAGTTGATGAAGCTTACGGAGATAGAAACTTGGTTTGTACTTGTGAGCCTATTGAAGCTTATATGTAA
- a CDS encoding DcaP family trimeric outer membrane transporter, giving the protein MKKTTKRLMVSLSITLLFNIKTHAQITLTKSKAEDQNEWELYLKGFVQTDFTVDFQDMKSIEGFAAQSITVPQRNIASSNFSVKQSQIGLGIKQKNPKGDDNFSAYVEIDLYGPNGTTAPRFRQGYIKWQKWTAGQTWSNFSDPEIFPNIFDFIGPDGLLFNRRMQVRYATKISAKENLSFSLEDPNTPSISLPNDSLNWKKRAVIPTFTAMYRYGNEKNYIKMGALISPISYDMRYSVDDVYQTKTMIGWGAMISARRYINDMNSFRFQTSYGKGYATNNSDLNGEKYDAVPNPANRNLLETLPLFNVVGMYEHWWNPQWSSVAFISYSSVGDKDFVQKDMAKNFQNIGLNVAFQPFKKLKMGVEGNYGRVRNFNDQQAHAWRLQASTALSF; this is encoded by the coding sequence ATGAAAAAAACAACAAAAAGGCTTATGGTCTCATTGAGTATTACCTTACTATTCAACATCAAAACTCATGCGCAGATCACACTTACAAAAAGTAAAGCTGAAGATCAAAACGAATGGGAATTGTATCTTAAAGGCTTTGTGCAGACAGATTTTACCGTAGATTTTCAGGATATGAAATCGATAGAAGGTTTTGCGGCGCAGTCTATCACAGTTCCGCAACGGAATATCGCGAGCAGTAACTTTAGTGTAAAACAATCACAGATCGGACTGGGAATTAAACAAAAAAATCCCAAAGGCGACGATAATTTTTCTGCTTATGTAGAAATTGACCTTTATGGCCCCAACGGAACAACTGCTCCAAGGTTCAGACAAGGTTATATAAAATGGCAAAAATGGACTGCCGGACAAACTTGGAGTAACTTTTCTGATCCGGAAATTTTTCCTAATATTTTTGATTTTATTGGGCCTGACGGATTATTATTCAACAGAAGAATGCAGGTTCGCTACGCTACCAAAATTTCGGCAAAAGAAAATTTATCCTTTTCATTGGAAGATCCGAATACGCCCAGCATTTCTCTTCCAAATGATTCCTTAAACTGGAAAAAAAGAGCTGTCATTCCCACTTTTACGGCAATGTATCGTTATGGTAACGAAAAAAACTACATAAAAATGGGAGCGCTTATATCTCCTATAAGTTATGACATGAGGTATTCTGTGGATGACGTTTATCAAACTAAAACAATGATCGGTTGGGGTGCGATGATATCGGCAAGACGTTATATTAATGATATGAACAGTTTCAGATTTCAAACTTCTTATGGAAAAGGATATGCAACCAACAATAGTGACTTGAATGGTGAAAAATATGATGCAGTTCCCAATCCTGCCAATAGAAATTTATTAGAGACTCTCCCACTTTTTAATGTGGTAGGAATGTATGAACACTGGTGGAATCCGCAATGGTCTTCCGTAGCTTTTATAAGCTATTCGAGCGTTGGCGATAAAGATTTTGTTCAAAAAGATATGGCAAAGAATTTTCAGAATATTGGACTGAATGTGGCTTTTCAACCCTTTAAGAAATTAAAAATGGGAGTTGAAGGAAACTATGGAAGAGTAAGAAATTTTAATGATCAACAGGCTCACGCATGGAGATTGCAGGCATCAACAGCACTAAGTTTTTAG
- a CDS encoding DnaJ domain-containing protein, with product MKDYYYFLGISQDASEEDIKKVYRKLSIKYHPDKNDNDDFFSDRFREIQEAYETLSDKSRRYAYDQNLESHQKSFRYNIPPAIKTFTANKIHAKKGEEIIINWQTSNADVVKILPFGLEKPYGERIFKITEFKDGKFQLLLHVTNSLLHKTVVQGITITEVFENDAEKFRDKAEDLFKSQPRTVANPHGQPKIIKIIGAIIVLAIAIYFLIKSFTN from the coding sequence ATGAAAGATTACTACTATTTTCTCGGTATTTCACAAGATGCTTCAGAAGAAGACATCAAAAAAGTGTATAGAAAACTCTCCATAAAATATCACCCGGATAAAAATGATAATGACGATTTCTTTTCGGATCGTTTTCGCGAAATTCAGGAAGCTTACGAAACATTGAGTGATAAAAGTAGAAGATATGCGTATGACCAGAATTTAGAAAGCCATCAGAAGAGCTTCAGATATAATATTCCACCTGCGATCAAGACCTTTACGGCAAATAAAATTCATGCGAAAAAAGGAGAAGAGATTATTATCAATTGGCAGACAAGCAATGCTGATGTCGTTAAGATACTTCCTTTTGGATTAGAAAAACCGTATGGAGAAAGGATTTTTAAGATAACTGAATTCAAAGACGGGAAATTTCAGCTTTTGCTTCATGTAACCAATTCACTTTTACATAAAACCGTAGTTCAGGGAATAACGATCACAGAAGTTTTTGAAAATGATGCGGAAAAATTCAGAGACAAAGCAGAAGACCTATTCAAATCACAACCGAGAACAGTTGCAAATCCACATGGTCAGCCCAAAATTATAAAAATAATCGGGGCGATAATAGTATTGGCGATTGCCATCTATTTTTTAATAAAAAGTTTTACTAACTAA
- a CDS encoding RNA polymerase sigma factor — MPQKEKESIISQTVSKYGGKLMSYIRPKVKNTEDAEDILQEVWYQFSSITNLSEIVNVGGWLYRVTANKITDKYRKKKTENLEDFVYEDEDGSFSIKDILLLDESAGPEVKMFQDEIWKKLFEALDELPEKQRLVYVENELNDRTLQEIADEQGENIKTIISRKNYAVKHLRNRLRKLYEDLNS; from the coding sequence ATGCCGCAAAAAGAGAAAGAAAGCATCATCTCACAAACCGTTTCAAAGTACGGAGGAAAGCTGATGTCTTATATTCGACCTAAAGTGAAAAACACGGAAGATGCGGAAGATATTTTGCAAGAGGTTTGGTATCAGTTCAGTAGCATTACCAATCTTTCTGAAATTGTAAATGTTGGTGGATGGCTATACAGAGTGACGGCCAATAAAATAACCGACAAATACCGTAAAAAGAAAACCGAAAATCTTGAAGATTTTGTTTACGAAGATGAGGATGGAAGCTTTTCAATAAAAGATATTCTTTTGCTGGATGAAAGTGCCGGACCGGAAGTGAAAATGTTTCAGGATGAGATTTGGAAAAAATTGTTTGAAGCATTGGATGAGCTTCCCGAAAAACAAAGATTGGTTTATGTAGAAAATGAACTCAACGACAGAACCCTCCAGGAAATAGCCGATGAACAAGGCGAAAATATAAAGACCATTATCAGTCGAAAAAATTATGCTGTGAAGCATTTAAGAAACAGACTGAGAAAATTATACGAAGATTTAAATAGTTAG
- a CDS encoding alpha/beta hydrolase family protein: protein MNLNSKILTTAHIVISAIMINAQSTTAKLPGDPTLVSSKATLDKLISYDKGNFKYKVEDYFARPKASQFKLSPDGQYLSYKEKDKDMKNHVYVKDLKTGKITRALEEKDDLIKSYGWLNKKRLFYTQDKGGNENLHLYAADADGKNLKDLTPFEGVKIGSATIIKDTDFAVVTMNKNNKQIFEPFKINFVTGEMTQLFENKDPKNPIDDYLFDKEGNLRGYTVLENGLTTKTYYKDLQTGKFNLLKSTDWKDTFSIMRFNDNSKNKDEAYVVTNLDSDKSRIVLYDLKKNAVIKEVYSNPTFDVNSVSVAGKNRNYELDYISYNGIKNETIPVSKFYKEVNAKLKSEFGDKQFYVVSSDDNDSKLLVVVDSDKLYGKYYEYDTKTKDVKLLLDLMPQLKEEDMAEMRPIEFKSRDGLTIHGYITLPKAAVDGKKVPLIVNPHGGPQGIRDNWGFNPETQLFASRGYATLQVNFRISGGYGKEFQNSGYKQIGRKAMDDVEDGVKYAIEQGWVDKDKVAIYGGSHGGYATLMGLIKTPELYSCGVDYVGVSNIFTFFDSFPEYWKPYKEMVKQIWYDLDNPEEAKIAKEVSPVFQIDKIKKPLFVVQGANDPRVNINESDQIVKALRNKGFEVPYMVKYDEGHGFGKEKNRIELYKSMLGFFAENFNK, encoded by the coding sequence ATGAATCTCAATTCTAAAATTTTAACCACTGCTCACATTGTAATATCAGCTATTATGATCAATGCACAAAGTACCACAGCAAAGCTGCCGGGTGATCCTACATTAGTCTCTTCCAAGGCTACTTTAGACAAACTTATCTCTTATGATAAAGGGAATTTTAAATATAAAGTTGAAGATTATTTTGCAAGGCCAAAGGCTTCTCAATTTAAACTTTCGCCGGACGGACAATACCTTTCTTATAAGGAAAAAGATAAAGACATGAAAAATCATGTTTATGTAAAAGACTTAAAAACAGGAAAAATTACCAGAGCTCTTGAAGAAAAAGATGACTTGATTAAAAGTTATGGCTGGTTAAATAAAAAAAGACTGTTTTACACTCAGGATAAGGGCGGAAATGAAAACCTTCATTTGTATGCTGCAGACGCAGATGGTAAAAATCTTAAAGACCTTACCCCTTTTGAAGGAGTGAAAATTGGTTCTGCAACCATTATAAAAGACACGGATTTCGCTGTCGTTACGATGAACAAAAATAACAAGCAGATCTTTGAACCATTTAAAATCAATTTCGTAACCGGGGAAATGACTCAATTATTTGAGAATAAAGATCCTAAAAACCCTATTGACGATTATCTTTTTGATAAAGAAGGAAATTTAAGAGGGTATACCGTACTAGAAAACGGTTTAACGACGAAAACTTATTATAAAGATTTGCAAACGGGTAAATTTAATCTTCTTAAATCAACAGACTGGAAAGATACATTCAGCATCATGAGATTTAATGACAATTCGAAGAACAAAGATGAGGCGTATGTTGTAACGAATCTGGATAGTGATAAATCGAGAATTGTTCTGTATGATTTAAAGAAAAATGCTGTTATTAAAGAAGTTTATTCTAATCCTACATTTGATGTAAATTCAGTAAGCGTAGCTGGAAAAAATAGAAATTACGAACTTGATTATATCAGCTACAATGGGATTAAAAATGAAACCATTCCTGTAAGCAAATTTTATAAAGAAGTTAATGCTAAATTAAAATCAGAATTTGGAGACAAACAATTTTACGTAGTTTCTTCTGATGATAATGATTCTAAACTTTTAGTGGTGGTTGACAGTGATAAATTATATGGAAAATACTATGAATACGATACCAAAACGAAGGATGTAAAGCTTCTTCTAGACCTTATGCCTCAGTTAAAAGAAGAGGATATGGCAGAAATGAGACCTATTGAATTCAAAAGCAGAGACGGATTGACAATTCACGGTTATATCACATTACCAAAAGCTGCTGTGGATGGCAAAAAAGTTCCCTTGATTGTAAATCCTCACGGTGGCCCGCAAGGAATCAGAGATAACTGGGGCTTCAATCCTGAGACGCAATTGTTTGCAAGTCGAGGATATGCCACTTTGCAGGTTAATTTTAGAATTTCGGGAGGATATGGTAAGGAATTTCAGAATTCCGGATACAAGCAGATTGGTAGAAAAGCAATGGATGATGTGGAAGATGGTGTAAAATATGCCATCGAACAAGGTTGGGTTGATAAAGATAAAGTGGCGATTTACGGTGGAAGTCACGGTGGTTATGCTACTTTAATGGGATTAATCAAAACTCCGGAGTTATATTCTTGTGGAGTTGATTATGTCGGTGTTTCAAACATTTTCACATTCTTCGACTCTTTCCCAGAATATTGGAAGCCATATAAAGAAATGGTAAAGCAAATATGGTATGATCTTGATAATCCTGAAGAAGCGAAAATTGCCAAAGAAGTTTCGCCGGTATTTCAGATTGATAAGATTAAAAAGCCATTATTTGTGGTTCAGGGAGCAAATGACCCAAGAGTAAATATCAATGAATCTGATCAGATTGTAAAAGCATTAAGAAACAAAGGCTTTGAAGTTCCTTACATGGTAAAATACGATGAAGGTCACGGATTCGGAAAAGAAAAAAACAGGATTGAATTGTATAAATCGATGTTAGGCTTCTTTGCTGAAAATTTTAATAAATAA
- a CDS encoding SRPBCC family protein has product METLSYETVINAPKQKIWDVLWSPETYGQWTQFFNPASQSQMKSDWKVGGKTYFLDMNNEGMVSTIDSLDEPNQIIFKHLGMVGKDGVEDTESMEVKQWSGCFEKYILIDFDGKTKLHTEVQVEKNWEEHMNTGFIKGLEIVKNLAEGN; this is encoded by the coding sequence ATGGAAACATTATCATACGAAACAGTAATCAATGCCCCGAAACAAAAGATTTGGGACGTTCTTTGGAGTCCGGAAACTTATGGTCAATGGACGCAATTTTTTAATCCTGCTTCTCAATCTCAAATGAAATCTGATTGGAAAGTAGGCGGGAAAACCTATTTCCTGGACATGAACAATGAAGGAATGGTTTCTACAATCGATAGTTTAGATGAGCCTAATCAAATTATTTTTAAACATTTAGGAATGGTCGGCAAAGATGGAGTAGAAGATACCGAAAGCATGGAAGTCAAGCAATGGAGCGGTTGTTTTGAAAAATATATTTTAATAGATTTTGACGGCAAAACAAAACTTCATACAGAAGTTCAGGTCGAGAAAAACTGGGAAGAACATATGAATACAGGCTTTATAAAAGGTCTGGAAATTGTAAAAAATCTTGCTGAAGGTAATTAG
- a CDS encoding SRPBCC domain-containing protein: protein METLSYEIEINASPEKVWDVLWGEITYRQWTTAFTEGSFYQGTLEEGSIVKFFDPNNNGMYSQVEKNIPHKEMKFLHLGEIYDGVESPQDWGEATESYILEENEDGTKLKGEIQTPAEFKEFFEEKFPKALGIVKNLSENQL from the coding sequence ATGGAAACTTTATCATATGAAATTGAAATAAATGCATCACCCGAGAAAGTATGGGACGTACTTTGGGGTGAGATAACTTATAGACAATGGACGACGGCGTTTACCGAAGGTTCTTTCTATCAGGGAACTTTAGAAGAAGGAAGTATCGTGAAGTTTTTTGATCCCAATAACAACGGAATGTATAGTCAGGTTGAAAAAAACATTCCTCATAAAGAAATGAAGTTCTTACATCTTGGCGAAATTTACGATGGTGTAGAAAGTCCACAAGATTGGGGAGAAGCCACAGAATCCTACATTTTAGAAGAAAACGAAGACGGAACAAAATTGAAAGGAGAAATTCAAACTCCTGCCGAATTCAAAGAGTTTTTTGAAGAAAAATTTCCAAAAGCATTGGGAATTGTGAAAAATCTTTCAGAGAACCAACTTTAG
- a CDS encoding SDR family oxidoreductase, with translation MKTQNKSQSKSKVPKEGLFPEIIRKNYLGSEKLLGKKAVISGGDSGIGQAVAVHFAREGADVVIIYKESDKDAKETQKLVEKEGQKCILLKGDISKKAFRTKCLDTIKKEWKTLDILVNNAGIQFPKNNIENITDQQIQKTFNVNIISMIALTRDYLPLMKKGGRIICTTSVTAYRGSDHLIDYSATKGAIATFIRSLSTNLADKKILVNGVAPGPIWTPLVKETFDNLSTFGKDNPLKRAGQPSEVAPAYVFLASEDSSFITGEIIHINGGDFVGG, from the coding sequence ATGAAGACACAGAACAAGTCACAATCAAAGTCAAAAGTCCCTAAAGAAGGCCTATTCCCTGAAATTATCCGTAAGAATTACCTTGGAAGTGAAAAGTTGCTGGGTAAAAAAGCCGTAATCTCTGGTGGTGATAGTGGAATCGGGCAAGCCGTTGCCGTACATTTTGCAAGAGAAGGTGCAGACGTTGTGATTATTTATAAAGAAAGCGACAAAGACGCTAAAGAAACTCAAAAACTGGTCGAAAAAGAAGGTCAAAAATGTATCTTGCTGAAAGGTGATATTTCCAAAAAAGCCTTTAGAACAAAATGTTTAGACACAATAAAAAAAGAATGGAAAACTCTTGATATTCTGGTTAATAACGCTGGAATTCAATTTCCGAAAAATAATATTGAAAATATTACTGATCAACAAATTCAGAAAACTTTTAATGTTAATATTATTTCGATGATCGCCCTGACAAGAGATTATTTACCCTTAATGAAAAAAGGCGGAAGAATTATCTGTACAACATCTGTCACTGCATATCGGGGAAGTGATCATTTGATCGACTATTCGGCTACAAAAGGAGCGATTGCTACCTTTATCAGGTCATTGTCGACGAATCTTGCAGATAAGAAAATCCTAGTCAACGGAGTTGCTCCCGGACCAATCTGGACGCCTCTTGTGAAAGAAACTTTCGATAATTTATCAACTTTTGGTAAAGATAATCCGTTAAAAAGAGCAGGGCAACCTTCGGAAGTAGCTCCGGCGTATGTTTTTCTTGCTTCGGAAGATTCGAGTTTTATTACTGGAGAGATCATTCATATTAATGGAGGAGATTTTGTTGGAGGATAA
- a CDS encoding VOC family protein, with product MNNDIFPCLWYDGDAKQSAEFYCKVFDGKITTDTPVVMNIDLFGQKIMLLNGGPQFEKNASVSFMVICESEDEVKKSWDQLMDGGMALMPLDSYPWSKKYGWVRDKFGVTWQLFLGEKQNEQKIVPTLMFIHENNGKAMEAMEFYTQTFPNSSLGNVLKYKDGGEANEVPENVQHAHFVIDGYNLFCMDNSYDHKFDFNEGISMVIMTDDQEQTDHLWNTLTSDGGRESMCGWLKDKYGFSWQIVPKKLIQLMSDPDQEKAQKVVQAMMRMQKIIIKDLEDAYNS from the coding sequence ATGAACAATGATATTTTCCCGTGTCTCTGGTATGACGGAGATGCAAAACAATCTGCAGAATTTTATTGTAAAGTATTTGACGGAAAAATTACCACCGATACGCCTGTTGTGATGAATATTGATCTTTTTGGTCAAAAAATAATGCTGTTGAACGGTGGTCCTCAATTTGAAAAAAATGCATCAGTTTCTTTCATGGTCATTTGTGAATCTGAAGATGAGGTGAAAAAATCTTGGGATCAGTTAATGGATGGTGGAATGGCTTTAATGCCTTTGGATTCTTATCCCTGGAGTAAAAAATATGGTTGGGTTCGCGATAAATTCGGGGTTACCTGGCAACTCTTTTTAGGTGAAAAACAGAATGAACAGAAAATTGTTCCCACTTTAATGTTTATTCATGAAAATAACGGAAAAGCGATGGAAGCAATGGAATTCTATACGCAGACTTTCCCGAATTCCAGCCTTGGAAATGTATTAAAATATAAAGATGGAGGTGAAGCAAATGAAGTTCCTGAAAACGTACAACACGCACATTTTGTGATTGACGGGTACAATTTATTTTGCATGGATAATTCTTATGACCATAAATTTGATTTCAACGAAGGGATTTCAATGGTTATCATGACCGATGATCAGGAGCAGACAGACCATCTTTGGAATACGTTGACTTCGGATGGAGGACGAGAAAGTATGTGCGGTTGGTTGAAGGATAAATATGGTTTTAGCTGGCAAATTGTTCCGAAAAAATTGATTCAGTTGATGAGTGATCCTGATCAGGAAAAAGCTCAGAAAGTAGTTCAGGCTATGATGAGAATGCAGAAAATTATTATTAAAGATTTGGAAGACGCTTATAACTCTTAA